The Gambusia affinis linkage group LG05, SWU_Gaff_1.0, whole genome shotgun sequence region TTTTTTAGTGTATGCAAGTTTAAGAACAAACGCAGCGTTTCCATGTGTGGCTGTAATTCCCCGACCTGACGGCAGGGGGCGGTGGGAAGTCTCAGCGGCGGACAGGcccaggaagaggaagaagctACATAACAACACAACGGACTCTCAGGTGAGCTGGTCCAGCTGTTGGAGGTCCTCTGGCTCCCGGAGCCTGGACGCGGCTTCCTGACCGGACTGAGAGCAGGTCTGGGCCGCAGCTTTCTGTCACATTTGTCGGTGTTTTTTCCTGTAAATCTTCCGTTAGTTTGACTCTTTTAGCCAAACACTGAGGCTGTTATTGAACCGGCTGCTCAAACTTCAGGAGACAGTTGGCGCTTTGAACAGGTGTTATGAAGAGAAATGCCTTCAGGTGTTATTCAGACTGGTATTAAAGGGCCAGTACACTCTTTATTGTTCTTGACGCAATTAAATCTACTGTGGTAATAAATCAGTTGGATTTATGTCACCGGGCGAGTTTGCCACACATTAGTCGTTAGCATCAATGTCAGATTATTTTGGGcctttttatgatttatttaagcTGCTGTTGCATTAGTAGAAAACAGAACTGTAAggaacttttaaaaaagtttcgGAGAAAACTTGGATTTAttgataatgtattttttaaaccacataaaatcaaattagGCTGAAGTATATCAATAAACACCCAGTAATATTTGGCTGGTCAAGAAGCTCCTGCCATCATTCTTGGCAGTTTGTTAAAATTGGTTGTTTCTCAATTCAGGTCCAGCAGGTTTgcaaacaataatttaatttgaactgTTTCAGATGCTCTGAAGGCATCAATAAGTCTAAACAGTTcatgtccaggatgtgtgggatCTGCAGAGATGTTTGCTTCCCTTTTCCTGACCCTTAACCTTCACTCCGGACCGGTCTGGTTCTGAAGATGATCCAAGTCAGACTTTTAAATCCGTTACTGCAGCTGCATGTTGTCACTTCTTCCACCCTGGAGATAAACGATCATTCAAAGGCTCaaatcaaagagaaaataaaacccaaatccagttattatttttctgctaaGTTGTTTAAATTGGTTCTTAAGGCTGGTATCCTTGTATATCTGTGCACAgtgtgatatttttttgtaaatgtatttcattttgctATATTTTAGCCTGAAAccgtctcagtgctgccctctgtgGGTCAAACAGTGGCTACTGCAGTTGAATTTGTTGTCCGTTAACCAGGCGGTGCAGGTTGGTTGACGTCACTCAGTCCAAGTTCAGGTATAAAACCACCTGACTCAGACacacgccccctggtggcgagTCCGGAGGTGGAATAGTGAGCATGGTGAGTGTTAATCGTTAGCGTTTCTCCGCTCTGCACATTTGTGATTTATGTGCAGCGTGGACACGGAGTGGAGCAGGTCTGGACGACTGGGAGAGACTGACAGCAGCTGAGGAAGAGCTGAAGGCAGCAGACTCACTCAGGACGGTTCCTGCAAAGCGGTTGCTGCTTCACACGTCGAAAAAGTCTCtaataacagagaaaaagttGCTGCATTTGTCACTAGTTGCTTTCTTAACGTAAAAGGTTGCTAAGTTTATTGCTAGTTGCTTGtttgaaaaaagtcaatttgttgttagttgctgtttttaaaaagagttgCTATATTAGTTGCTagttgtttttggaaaaagctGCTAGGTTTTTGTAGttgctttttttgaaaaatgtcactttgttttttgttggttactttatagaaaaaaaaagtctctaaatTTGTTGCCAGAcgcttttttgaaaaaagtcGATTAAGGgcctgaaaagttgctaaatatagtaAAAAAGTAAAGTCGACAACGTTTTCCCTCATTTTGACCAAATCCCGGCTCAGCCCCCCAGTGTCTCTTAGCTCCGCCCCCCAGTGTCTCTTAGCTCCGCCCCCCCAGTGTCTCTTAGCTCCGCCCACTTGGAATGGTCTAACATTTTTTCAAAGCAGGAACTGTCAGAGAAATGTTTGGATGCAGATTCATTTCCTGATTCTGAACGATTTCATTTAAGATCTGCAGAGATGAGCAGCAGTCTCCTGCTGTCGCCGTGGCGCCGGGGTTTCCATCATGGCCGCCTCCTGCTCTTGTCCTCCCGGCGGTTCAACTCGGACGGTCGGATCAGTCGCAGCCTCCAGGAGAGCTACAAGGTGCTGCAGCTGCCCGCCGAGGGCTGCAGCAGCCCGGCGGAGGTGAGGGCCGCCTACCTGCGCCTCGCCAAGCTCTACCACCCGGACTGCGGCGAGCCCACCGCCAACGCCAGGCTGTTCGCTCGGGTCGAGGAGGCGTACCGGGCCGTTCTGGCCCATCAGAGTAAGACCCGACAGCCGGACGGAGCGACGGAGGACGACGACGAGGACAAAAGCCGAGGAAACGCTCTGCAGCACAGACACTACCTGAGCTATGAGGGCGTGGGCTCGGGAACCCCGAGCCAGCGGGAGCGGCAGTACCGGCAGGTCCGTGTGGACCGGGCCGCCGAGCAGGTCCTCAGCTACCGCCAGAGGGAGCACGAGCGCGCGGCGGCGGACGGGGCGCTGGCGGAGCGGGACGCCCGTCAGCGCAGCCACAAGATCAAGATCACGCAGGCGGTGGAGCGGCTGGTGGAGGACCTGATCCAGGAGTCCATGGCCCGCGGAGACTTCCGGAACCTGAGCGGCGCCGGGAAGCCGCTCAACAAGTTCCAGCACAACCCGTACGCCGACCCCATGACCCACAACCTCAACCGCATCCTCATCGACAACGGCTACCAGCCGCCCTGGGTGGTGATGCAGCGCGACATCCGGGAGGGCGCCGCCCGGGTCCGGACCCGGCTGCTGGAGGCCCGGGCGCAGCTCGGCGACCCCATGACCCCGGCCGAGCGGCGCCACTGGGAGCGGCTCTGCGGCGCCGTGGAGGAAGAGCTGGCGAAGCTCAACAAGATGGTGGACGACTACAACCTGATCGTCCCCATGCTGAGCATGCAGATGGTCCATTTCAGCCTGGCCCGGGAGGCGGCGCGGGCCCAAAGGGTTGCCGAGCAACGGAGGGCGGAGCTTCTGCAGGTCCGGCAGGAAGAGAGGGAGcggaggaaggaggagaagaagagagccAACGCCGCAGGCAGGACTCCAGCTAAGAGGCGAGGCCTGGTGTCCTGGATGCAGAGTCTCCTCGGATACTAACCCTGCATAGCAACGGGCAAAAGTCTCCGACCAGCCGCTGCTTTCTTCACCTTTAAAAGgtaaatcaaactaaaacacaagagaaaaacaaagaaaaaatgttatcaTCAAACCaggatgtttgtgttgttgctgtATGGAAAACTCTTATTGGATTAATGTGATGGTCGTTCTAATGCTCCTTTGCACACAGACTGAAGGATTCTCTGGTACCGAACGTTGGCTCCTCATTAGTTTTGTTCCCATCTGAATAATTCAGagcaaacttttaaagtttagaGTTGCAAAAAAGAGAAGATAGTGAATTAGCCGTGTTTCCACCTGCTGGTTTAGAGTGAATCAACCAGGACACGAAACTTCGTCACATGTTGACGTTACGCTTGTCTGTAGCAAACAGAAAGTAGAGCTTGCTAACTAAACCACACATCTTACAATAAACAGGAGAGAATCTggattttttccatgttttgtgcctctggtaaggcgCCACAGACCCACCAGTGGTTCATCGGTGCCTAACCAGAGGAAACGGTCCCAATATTCAGCGTGGTTTTCCTCTACTGAAAACCAGCGTTTTTTAAACCGAcgacaattttaaataaagccatGGCGTTTATTCCAGCCATGCGTAGCACCAACATCTGAATAAATTTCACTCTTCATGGCCTGTAGATGGAAACATGcagaattcacttttttttttagctttttaaaagttCACTCATAATTTGCGTGACACTTGTAAACGTAGCGAATGAGGTGAGAAGAATCCAGATGgaaaaaacagagcaaacacaaatgtttggTTGCCGAGACattaaagattatttatttaaaatcttctgagTATCTCACTTTTTGACATACAgtgtcaaacatggtggtggcaccaTCATGCTGAGAGGCAGTTTTACTGTCCGGTGACAGCAGGGTGGTTGTGTCAGCAGATCATCCTCAGATGATCCTCCAGGCCTGGAGAATCGTCGTCAGTTTACTCTGGCAGCGGCTGCAGAGCCGCTGGGTTGCAGAGGACCACCGGGTCCTGGGCCCCCCGCTGCAGCGCCTCAGCTACGGCCCTGGGCGGCCCCGCCACCGTGCTCCAGTCTTGGGCGATGTACTGGTGGTACGGGTCCTGGGAGCTCTCCAGCTTCTTGGAGCGGATGTAGCTCAGCATGATGCCGAAGGTAAAGAAGCTGAAGAGGCCGACCATCAGCAGGATGAACATCAGCTCCTCAGGCTGAGGGCGCCCCCTGGCGGAGGCCGCCGCTTGCTGCAAAGCATCATGGGTAGTGTGGTTCCCGGGCGGCTGCAGGCCGCTGCTGTTGAGGCAGTGCTGCAGGACGGAGAGCAGGAGAGACTGCAGCTCGGTGCTGTTGAAGCGGAGCAtcgctgccctctgctggccaCTCGGTGAACTGCaaccagaaagaaaactgaagatgtttctatgcttatttttattttattttatattctagaaatattttggttttatttgcacataaatagcaaaatataacagaaatattaagCTTATCgttttcatttctgtaaaagtaaaatgcttATAAGTGTGCCATAAGTTTTCTTTagcagaagaaaacatataaaagtataaaaatacagGAATATGCAggaatttcacatatttatagcattttaaacatttccataGGTATTTAGGTTGCACTGGAGGATAAATCTGATCATGTTAATTAAGAAAAGCCTCCGTGAGAATAAACTTAACTTCTGAAATAATCCATCTTCAATGTCACTCTGACaatatatttagcttttatGTCAGCAAAATGCGTCTTATTATCTTTAAAACCCCTCAAAATGGAGAATATTCAACATTAATCAGAACTCAGAACTTTTTTCTACCCAACAAACTTCAGGTTTTAATCCTGGACATCTTTATCTTTGCTGGC contains the following coding sequences:
- the dnajc28 gene encoding dnaJ homolog subfamily C member 28, producing MSSSLLLSPWRRGFHHGRLLLLSSRRFNSDGRISRSLQESYKVLQLPAEGCSSPAEVRAAYLRLAKLYHPDCGEPTANARLFARVEEAYRAVLAHQSKTRQPDGATEDDDEDKSRGNALQHRHYLSYEGVGSGTPSQRERQYRQVRVDRAAEQVLSYRQREHERAAADGALAERDARQRSHKIKITQAVERLVEDLIQESMARGDFRNLSGAGKPLNKFQHNPYADPMTHNLNRILIDNGYQPPWVVMQRDIREGAARVRTRLLEARAQLGDPMTPAERRHWERLCGAVEEELAKLNKMVDDYNLIVPMLSMQMVHFSLAREAARAQRVAEQRRAELLQVRQEERERRKEEKKRANAAGRTPAKRRGLVSWMQSLLGY
- the LOC122830820 gene encoding potassium voltage-gated channel subfamily E member 1, producing the protein MLRFNSTELQSLLLSVLQHCLNSSGLQPPGNHTTHDALQQAAASARGRPQPEELMFILLMVGLFSFFTFGIMLSYIRSKKLESSQDPYHQYIAQDWSTVAGPPRAVAEALQRGAQDPVVLCNPAALQPLPE